A single window of [Clostridium] hylemonae DSM 15053 DNA harbors:
- the rplA gene encoding 50S ribosomal protein L1: MKRGKKYIEAAKVIDRGNLYDKEEAVSLVKKTAVAKFDETIEAHIRTGCDGRHADQQIRGAVVLPHGTGKKTRILVFAKDAKAEEAKAAGADYVGADELIPKIQNENWFEFDVVVATPDMMGVVGRLGRVLGPKGLMPNPKAGTVTMDVAKAVQEIKAGKIEYRLDKTNIIHVPVGKASFTEEQLADNFQTLIDAINKAKPAAVKGQFLKSVTLTSTMGPGVKINPAKLV; this comes from the coding sequence ATGAAAAGAGGAAAGAAATATATTGAAGCTGCTAAAGTGATCGACAGAGGAAATCTTTACGACAAAGAAGAAGCTGTTTCATTAGTAAAGAAAACTGCAGTAGCTAAATTCGATGAGACGATCGAAGCTCATATCAGAACCGGATGTGACGGACGTCACGCTGACCAGCAGATTCGTGGAGCAGTCGTACTGCCTCACGGAACAGGCAAAAAGACCAGGATCCTTGTATTTGCCAAGGACGCCAAAGCAGAAGAAGCAAAGGCGGCAGGGGCAGATTACGTAGGAGCGGATGAATTGATCCCAAAGATCCAGAATGAAAACTGGTTTGAATTTGACGTAGTTGTTGCTACGCCGGACATGATGGGTGTTGTCGGACGCCTTGGCCGTGTACTTGGACCAAAGGGCCTGATGCCAAACCCGAAAGCCGGAACGGTAACAATGGATGTTGCAAAAGCTGTTCAGGAGATCAAAGCCGGTAAGATTGAGTACAGACTTGACAAGACGAACATTATCCATGTGCCAGTAGGTAAAGCTTCCTTTACCGAAGAACAACTTGCGGACAACTTCCAGACGCTTATTGATGCAATCAACAAAGCTAAACCGGCAGCGGTAAAAGGTCAGTTCTTAAAGAGCGTGACACTTACTTCTACTATGGGACCCGGTGTAAAGATCAACCCGGCTAAATTAGTTTAA
- the rplK gene encoding 50S ribosomal protein L11: MAKKVEGYIKLQIPAGKATPAPPVGPALGQHGVNIVEFTKQFNAKTADQGDMIIPVVITVYNDRSFSFITKTPPAAVLIKKACNIKSGSGVPNKTKVATITKAQLQEIAELKMPDLNAATVEAAMSMIAGTCRSMGVKVEE, from the coding sequence ATGGCAAAAAAAGTAGAAGGTTATATTAAGTTACAAATACCTGCCGGAAAAGCTACACCGGCACCACCGGTTGGACCTGCACTTGGTCAGCACGGTGTAAACATCGTTGAATTTACAAAACAGTTCAACGCTAAAACTGCAGATCAGGGAGATATGATCATCCCTGTAGTGATCACAGTTTACAATGACAGAAGCTTTAGCTTTATCACAAAGACTCCGCCGGCAGCGGTTCTTATCAAGAAAGCCTGCAATATCAAATCAGGTTCAGGCGTTCCGAATAAGACAAAGGTTGCTACGATCACAAAGGCTCAGCTTCAGGAGATCGCTGAACTTAAGATGCCGGACTTAAACGCCGCAACTGTTGAGGCCGCCATGAGCATGATCGCCGGCACATGCCGCAGCATGGGCGTTAAAGTAGAAGAGTAG
- the nusG gene encoding transcription termination/antitermination protein NusG, producing the protein MSEAKWYVVHTYSGYENKVKANIDKTIENRHLEDQILEVRVPMQDVVELKNGVQKATQKKMFPGYVLIHMIMNDDTWYVVRNTRGVTGFVGPGSKPVPLTDAEMAPLGIRQENIVVDFEVGDTVQVIAGAWADTVGVIQALNIPKQSLTINVELFGRETPVEISFAEVKKM; encoded by the coding sequence ATGTCAGAGGCAAAATGGTACGTTGTTCATACTTATTCAGGGTATGAGAACAAAGTTAAGGCCAACATTGATAAGACAATTGAAAACCGGCACCTGGAAGACCAAATACTGGAGGTCCGTGTTCCGATGCAGGATGTAGTGGAACTGAAAAACGGCGTCCAGAAGGCGACACAGAAAAAAATGTTTCCCGGGTATGTGCTCATTCATATGATCATGAATGACGACACCTGGTACGTTGTCCGTAACACGAGAGGTGTGACGGGATTTGTAGGGCCGGGGTCCAAACCGGTTCCGCTTACGGATGCCGAGATGGCTCCGCTTGGGATCAGGCAGGAGAATATTGTCGTTGACTTTGAGGTCGGCGATACCGTTCAGGTAATTGCCGGGGCATGGGCAGATACGGTTGGAGTGATCCAGGCGCTGAACATTCCGAAGCAGAGTCTGACGATCAATGTTGAGTTATTCGGCCGCGAAACGCCGGTAGAGATCAGTTTCGCAGAAGTAAAGAAAATGTAG
- the secE gene encoding preprotein translocase subunit SecE — translation MAEQKTQKKSWFKGLKAEFRKIIWPDKMTLAKQTAAVVSVSVVLGLIIAVIDFLVQNGVDLLVR, via the coding sequence ATGGCTGAACAAAAAACTCAGAAGAAAAGCTGGTTCAAAGGACTTAAGGCAGAGTTCAGAAAGATCATTTGGCCAGATAAGATGACACTTGCAAAACAGACAGCGGCAGTCGTTTCTGTGTCTGTTGTACTCGGATTAATTATTGCAGTTATTGATTTCCTGGTACAGAACGGAGTGGATTTATTAGTAAGATAG
- the rpmG gene encoding 50S ribosomal protein L33 — MRTRITLECTECKQRNYNMTKDKKTHPERMETKKYCKFCKSHTLHKETK; from the coding sequence GTGCGTACAAGAATCACATTGGAATGTACAGAATGCAAGCAGCGTAATTACAACATGACGAAGGATAAGAAAACTCATCCTGAGCGCATGGAGACTAAGAAGTACTGTAAATTCTGCAAGTCACACACATTGCACAAGGAAACAAAATAG
- a CDS encoding amidohydrolase family protein — MIIDFHTYVGTSMLGQESTEDELLQNMAENQVDISVICPVKTTDPFFERQNEYVSDLQRKHAGKLAGFCRIDPNLGKDSEKILRESVQELELKGLVLHPWEETFAINDKKVYPFMEICREYGLPVLVETGYPWLSHCFQVADLAERFPEITFIMSHGGQFDSSGYALTDVDHVMDRHSNLMIETSGDYSDEGIENIPERLGYDRLVFGSHFPWLNTELEIYRIQRADLTDEARESIFYKNALRLLK, encoded by the coding sequence ATGATCATTGATTTTCATACATATGTCGGCACATCCATGCTCGGTCAGGAAAGTACGGAAGATGAGCTTCTGCAGAATATGGCGGAAAATCAGGTGGATATCTCGGTGATCTGTCCCGTCAAGACGACAGACCCTTTCTTTGAACGGCAGAATGAATATGTGTCGGACCTGCAGAGAAAGCATGCGGGGAAACTTGCCGGTTTCTGCCGTATTGACCCCAATCTCGGGAAGGATTCTGAGAAGATACTGCGGGAGTCGGTGCAGGAACTGGAGCTGAAAGGGCTCGTCCTGCATCCGTGGGAGGAGACATTTGCGATAAACGACAAGAAGGTATATCCTTTTATGGAGATATGCAGAGAGTACGGCCTGCCTGTCCTGGTTGAGACGGGATACCCGTGGCTGTCACACTGCTTTCAGGTGGCCGATCTGGCGGAAAGATTTCCTGAGATCACGTTTATCATGTCCCACGGAGGGCAGTTTGACAGCAGCGGCTATGCGCTGACAGATGTGGATCATGTGATGGACAGGCATTCCAACCTGATGATCGAGACTTCGGGAGACTATTCCGATGAAGGGATCGAAAATATACCGGAGCGCCTCGGGTATGACAGGCTTGTATTCGGCTCTCATTTTCCGTGGCTTAATACAGAGCTTGAGATATACCGCATTCAGAGGGCAGACCTGACAGATGAAGCGCGGGAAAGTATTTTCTATAAAAATGCGCTTAGATTATTGAAGTGA
- a CDS encoding amidohydrolase family protein: protein MRIIDMHAHVDVCEPLHWHDTATKLVKLMDEAGIEKAVVSAYLNLPGPDMTCAERLWNSIEPYKERFMMFLRMDPWFGQEAVDFLEESCRTYPVRGVKLHPAHYTLHPYGELTVNLCRKAGELGLPVLFHCGDEMMCLPLQIGELAAQCPDTVIILAHMGGYAHNRDAIEAAKKYKNIYIDTSEVPLVKEIRWFVDELGAERIFFGTDAPCCDPLVELKKVLLAGLSEEELEMVLYKNAVRVMGLEGEK, encoded by the coding sequence ATGAGAATCATAGATATGCACGCGCATGTGGACGTGTGCGAACCGCTGCACTGGCATGATACCGCCACGAAGCTCGTGAAGCTCATGGATGAGGCGGGTATCGAGAAAGCTGTCGTCAGCGCGTACCTGAATCTTCCGGGACCGGATATGACGTGCGCAGAGCGTCTCTGGAATTCCATAGAACCTTATAAGGAGCGTTTTATGATGTTTCTGCGCATGGATCCGTGGTTTGGCCAAGAGGCGGTGGACTTTCTGGAAGAAAGCTGCAGAACGTATCCGGTCCGGGGAGTCAAGCTGCATCCGGCCCACTATACACTGCACCCATACGGGGAGCTTACGGTAAACTTATGCAGGAAGGCGGGAGAACTTGGGCTTCCGGTTCTCTTCCACTGCGGGGACGAGATGATGTGCCTTCCGCTCCAGATAGGGGAGCTGGCCGCGCAGTGCCCGGACACGGTCATTATTCTTGCGCATATGGGAGGTTACGCCCATAACAGAGATGCCATTGAGGCGGCCAAAAAATATAAAAATATTTACATCGATACTTCAGAAGTGCCGCTCGTAAAGGAAATCCGGTGGTTTGTGGATGAACTGGGAGCGGAACGTATCTTTTTCGGCACGGACGCGCCGTGCTGCGACCCGCTCGTGGAGCTTAAGAAGGTGCTGCTGGCGGGACTTTCAGAGGAAGAACTGGAGATGGTGCTCTATAAAAACGCGGTGCGTGTGATGGGATTGGAGGGAGAGAAATGA
- a CDS encoding amidohydrolase family protein: protein MKILLKNAKILTFDPEDKILERADLLIEGRKITRIGYRIEESADKIIDCTDKLVMPGLVNAHLHSDENMFRGRFDNLPLEPWMLYSCPPLDYGPFSHRLIYLRTMIGAMEMVKKGITCVQDDVSECPKATVKGYDQVFQAYKDIGLKGNIAVNMGDRAFMDRLPYTKDCIPGQYHGLLSSHPDPDEMIETYEEVIRRWDRKDGMRVVFSTSAPQRCTDEYLMRGLKTALKYDLPMHTHILETRMQRATGPEFYGASIVKHIKDIGFLTDRLTIIHGVWMDEEDMRMIGEAGASVAHNPVSNLKLGSGIMPLRRMVQNNVNVVLGTDGMSSNDGYSMFETVKFAALLQKVMDADYKTWLDARSILKMAIQTPAHSLRRTEEMGSLEEGKDADIAVINLKSEAFTPLNDIYKHLVYCEDGSDVETVISAGRILMENRNILNVDENALIEELQAMTGEFQERFKDTVEKNDALMPYVDRIYEKCIRQYEDCTCNLFV, encoded by the coding sequence ATGAAAATATTACTGAAAAACGCAAAGATACTGACGTTTGATCCTGAGGACAAAATATTGGAACGTGCGGATCTGCTGATCGAAGGGAGGAAGATAACGAGAATAGGATACCGGATAGAAGAAAGCGCGGACAAGATCATAGACTGTACAGATAAGCTTGTCATGCCCGGGCTCGTGAACGCCCACCTGCACTCGGATGAAAATATGTTCCGCGGACGCTTCGACAACCTGCCGCTGGAGCCATGGATGCTGTACAGCTGCCCGCCGCTGGATTATGGTCCGTTTTCCCACCGGCTCATATATCTGCGCACGATGATCGGGGCCATGGAGATGGTGAAGAAAGGAATAACGTGCGTGCAGGATGACGTATCGGAGTGCCCGAAAGCCACGGTAAAAGGGTACGACCAGGTATTTCAGGCATATAAGGACATAGGCTTAAAAGGCAATATAGCAGTAAATATGGGAGACCGCGCCTTTATGGACAGGCTTCCGTATACAAAAGACTGTATTCCCGGACAGTATCATGGGCTGCTTTCCTCGCACCCGGATCCGGATGAGATGATAGAGACGTATGAGGAAGTGATCAGAAGGTGGGACAGAAAGGACGGCATGCGTGTTGTATTTTCCACGTCGGCGCCGCAGCGGTGCACGGACGAATACCTGATGAGAGGACTAAAGACCGCGCTTAAGTATGACCTGCCCATGCATACACATATCCTGGAGACGAGGATGCAGCGCGCTACCGGTCCTGAATTTTACGGCGCGTCCATTGTAAAGCATATCAAAGATATCGGGTTCCTGACAGACCGCCTCACGATTATTCACGGAGTGTGGATGGACGAGGAGGATATGCGGATGATCGGGGAGGCGGGCGCCTCTGTGGCCCACAACCCAGTCAGCAACCTGAAGCTTGGAAGCGGTATCATGCCGCTTCGCAGGATGGTGCAAAACAACGTAAATGTGGTGCTCGGCACGGACGGCATGAGCAGCAACGACGGGTACAGCATGTTTGAAACGGTAAAGTTTGCCGCGCTGCTGCAGAAGGTGATGGATGCGGACTATAAGACGTGGCTGGACGCCAGATCCATTTTGAAAATGGCCATTCAGACGCCCGCGCACAGTCTGAGGAGAACGGAGGAGATGGGAAGCCTGGAAGAAGGAAAGGACGCGGATATTGCGGTCATAAATCTGAAGTCCGAGGCATTTACGCCGTTAAACGATATTTACAAGCATCTCGTCTACTGTGAGGACGGCAGTGATGTGGAGACTGTGATCTCGGCGGGGCGCATTCTGATGGAGAACAGAAACATACTGAACGTAGATGAGAATGCTCTGATAGAGGAACTTCAGGCAATGACAGGAGAGTTTCAGGAGCGGTTTAAAGATACGGTGGAAAAGAATGACGCGCTTATGCCGTACGTGGACCGGATATATGAAAAGTGTATCAGACAGTATGAAGACTGTACGTGTAACCTGTTTGTCTGA